From a region of the Basfia succiniciproducens genome:
- a CDS encoding DUF5718 family protein, which produces MNYKNAIGFGVAGNFAGHLEQAGEANDFLAVKTQEAVQPKAIFPFYVPSEKAGFLSVYPLSSNKLRFPDNSGDNLQIEPEIAILCHVIYQNNQVVKLIPYSFGAYNDCSIRRPNANKICEKKNWGAETKGLSDTLIPLTSFELGGEIDKYRIACFHRREEKTEIYGLDSPALGYSYFHTKLLDWIVDRMNNQPDQGPMNNIAELLAIADYPTEAIISIGATRYTEFGESHYLQKGDTSIVVVYNGEKYTKQQILEMAQAQSFPDDISALIQQVI; this is translated from the coding sequence ATGAATTATAAAAATGCAATTGGTTTCGGTGTTGCCGGAAATTTTGCCGGACATTTGGAGCAAGCCGGTGAAGCAAACGACTTTTTAGCGGTAAAAACTCAAGAGGCAGTTCAACCCAAAGCGATTTTTCCTTTTTATGTACCTTCGGAAAAGGCCGGATTTCTGTCCGTCTATCCTTTAAGTTCGAATAAATTGCGTTTTCCTGATAATTCCGGTGACAATTTACAAATAGAGCCGGAAATTGCCATTCTTTGTCATGTTATCTACCAGAACAACCAAGTTGTAAAACTTATCCCTTATTCTTTCGGTGCGTATAATGACTGTTCCATCCGCCGTCCCAATGCGAATAAAATCTGTGAAAAGAAAAACTGGGGCGCAGAAACTAAAGGTTTATCCGATACATTAATTCCCCTAACCTCTTTCGAATTAGGCGGTGAAATTGATAAATACCGTATTGCCTGTTTCCATCGACGGGAAGAAAAAACGGAAATTTATGGCCTGGACAGCCCGGCTTTAGGTTATAGTTATTTTCATACGAAATTATTGGATTGGATCGTTGATCGTATGAACAACCAACCCGATCAAGGTCCGATGAATAATATTGCCGAACTTTTAGCTATTGCCGACTATCCGACGGAAGCGATCATTAGTATTGGCGCGACTCGCTATACCGAATTCGGCGAATCTCATTATCTGCAAAAAGGCGATACCAGTATCGTGGTTGTCTATAATGGTGAAAAATATACTAAACAGCAGATTCTTGAAATGGCTCAGGCGCAATCTTTCCCTGACGATATATCCGCATTAATTCAGCAAGTGATTTGA